GTCCATTTTGAACATTCCCTTTGTTTTACGGTTTGGGCTAAGCCCAAGGATTCAGATCCAAGAGAAACAAAACATTCCTCGTTGCTCTGTTGTGGCGGTTTAAACTTTTTAATCTTAAACCCTAGACGTTAAGATTTTATGCTTTTAAGTGAACTGAAGTTGTTTCAGATTCTTGTTCGTAAAGTGCAATTTTTTTAACACTCTGCGGAATAAGACcaaatattttgttcaataaaggATCTAACATGTCCGAAAATAAACCTGAATCGGGTCCAACTGTAAATCCTAGAGTAACCTGGGAAGGTTGCAGCGTATTGCTCGACATTAACGATGGCGATCGTCTTGTTTTCGCTCGTCTCTCTGCCGGCTCGTAAGCTCCTATTTCTCCTAACAGTTCGCTTTACTggttatcaaaatttattttttatgccGTTTAAAACTGTTTCAGGACCTTGAAAATTGGGAATAAGACATTCTCTTTGCAGCCATTGATTGGATGTCCCTTTGGGTCTCTGTTTCAAGTTGAAAGCGGAAAGGAAAAGCCTTACCTTTCCCGCTTTATTCCACCCACcgaaggtttaattttttttccttgaaaGCTTATTTTTTGTGGCTTAATTGATTTCAAGTTCATTCTAGATGATACTCTTTTGGTGTATTTTTGCAGAGaataatgttcaagatgaaggaGGTTGTCAATTACAAGAAGAATCCCGTGACAACCGAGCAATAATTGATAATAATCAAGCTCAAAGCCTCACCGGTGATGATATAGATGCAATGCGGAGGTGCTAGACTTTGTGTTTTTTGTGGTTATTTATAGCCTTTTTTGTGAACACTATTTTTCATTGGTTGCTTTTTTCTCTTATGATGCAGACAGGGGGCAACGGGGAATGAAATTGTTGAGGCCCTCATTGCTAACAGTGCAACTTTCGATAAGAAAACACAATTCTCACAAGTTAGTTAATTTCACACTTAAGAGTCTGACATTTATTTATGGTTCACAATCTCGAATATAATAAGCTGGTTTGGGTAGACAAATGAAAGAGCAAGAggagaaaaagaatgaaaaggtAACATAAGTGTTTTTGTGTTTGTATCCGTAGGAAAAATATAGGCTTAAGAAGCAAAAGAAATATGCGCCCAGAGTGCTTCTTAGACGACCATTTTCTAGAAGGTATGTCAATGATTCTATATCCGAGCTGCTTTTTCGGGATGtggtttttaaatggtttttatCTCAATGCTTGCTGACTTTTGTTTTGCTACTACTGTTGTATCAGTATATGTGAGGCATACTTTAAGAAATATCCAGCTCGAATTGGGTAATCATCATATTGTGTTAACTGTGTTTTTGATCATTTTTTTCTGCAGACATCGACTAGAAATAATTTGTAATCTCCTTTCCTATGATTCAGATTTTTGCGAGTGGATACTTTATCTTTGTTGCTATCAATGGCTAATGTTACTGCAAACTCGGATGTCCTTGTCCTGGATATGGTTGGTGGACTTGTTACTGGTGTTGTGGCAGAGCGTTTAGGAGGTATGATACATGTTTTGTTTTTAAGAGTTATTTGATATTGTAACTGAATCAACAAGACCTATAATTAATACGGCCAGTGTAACATTTCTAACAAAATATAGtggtattttaaatattttaaatgttctCAAGTATCTATGGAAGAGTAATGTTGGAACCATTGTCTCACAATACCTTTTGGCGAACAGGTTCAGGTAGTGTGTGCAATACTTATCTTGGGGGGACACCGTATCCTATGGAGATAATAAGGATGTTCAACTTCAATAATGAAATTTGCAAGAGGTATGCTGCTATTTTTTGAGTTTCCTAACTTTACAAGAAATATCATATTATAAACTCAAGTAAAAGCTGGGCACTGTAATCTCATTTTCAAGGAGGATTACATGGAGCTCAGGTATAAATACAGAGTTATGTTCTTGAATCATGCCATGCAATAATTACTCTCTCTTCTTATTTGTTTCAGAGTTTTGCGGTGTTCAGTCAATGACCTTTGTGCAGTCCAAAATGAAACCAGTGAGCAAGTCAGCCAACGTGAAGATGTCTGTACTATGGAGAGTCAATCTGATGTTAGTCATGCTCCCTTGCGATTaagtttattctttttttctGAATCACCCTGAATGTATTGTGATGCTTTATTTATAGGAGAAAACATCCTTATCAGTTAGCACCGAAGAGGTTCATCTTTCATCCAAGAATGGTTTTTTGGATCTTGTTCCTGAGAATGAACTTTCTACCACAGGCAAAACTTGCAAAGCCCCAAAAGCTGGAGAAAAAGCACCAAAAGAAGCCATTCAATCATGGAAAGAAAATGGTTTCTCCAGGTAATCTACAGAAGTTCAACAATTGCTGtattaatattagaataatatatatatatccataatCCTAAAATCCAAAGTGTTTGTGTAGCCTAATTATAGCTGCACCGGAGCAGGATGCCTGGATCTTAGTTAAGGATTTGCTGCCCCTTCTAACATACTCAGCTCCTTTTGCAATCTATCACCAGTATCTGCAGGTTCAGTTTCATCCCTTGTTACTGCTCTAAATTTTGGAAGGAACCAAGTTTAGACGTCTATTTTTTCTATAAAACTAGTAGTTGAGTTGGTAGTTTTGAACGATCTTTTgtatttctgttgttaaaaatgTGGAACCAATCATTCCCCTAGAAAACTAACTCGATCAAACTATACGTTTAAATGCAGCCTCTTGCAAAATGCATGCGCAATCTACAACTTGAGAAAATGGCAATTGGGTTACAACTTTCAGAACCTTGGTTACGGGAATATCAGGTCTTCTTCTTATTCCTCTTTATAAACTTGTAGAATATGTAATGCTTTATTTATGAGAATAACATGATTATCATGCAGGTACTTCCATCAAGAACCCATCCCTgcatgcagatgagtggatcaggCGGCTACATCCTAAGTGGTACTCGGGCATATTCTAATACAAGTCAATCCTAGCTCCTAAATTTTAATAAAGGAAAATTATTGTGTATTAGTAACCCAAAATGGTCGCCTAAAACCAAATTTATCATGTGTATAACTTGGATCATTATTTTATATGGTTTTCTTTGGTGTTGCTACTTAGGTTTCGATTTATAACAAACCTTTATTTATGCTATTGTGGTAAATGTTAAATGTAAACTATTTATTCCAAATGGAATTTTATTAACTGCTCAATTTCAgtaaactttttttattatttaatttaatctgaAGCAGCTCAAACATCATACTAAGCTCATGCATCGTTTAATGTCATACTTGAAGTAAGATTGTTGTGTTGACAATTTGATTTAATCTTCTAGTATTACAGttctt
The sequence above is drawn from the Gossypium hirsutum isolate 1008001.06 chromosome A05, Gossypium_hirsutum_v2.1, whole genome shotgun sequence genome and encodes:
- the LOC107958229 gene encoding tRNA (adenine(58)-N(1))-methyltransferase non-catalytic subunit trm6, which gives rise to MSENKPESGPTVNPRVTWEGCSVLLDINDGDRLVFARLSAGSTLKIGNKTFSLQPLIGCPFGSLFQVESGKEKPYLSRFIPPTEENNVQDEGGCQLQEESRDNRAIIDNNQAQSLTGDDIDAMRRQGATGNEIVEALIANSATFDKKTQFSQEKYRLKKQKKYAPRVLLRRPFSRSICEAYFKKYPARIGFLRVDTLSLLLSMANVTANSDVLVLDMVGGLVTGVVAERLGGSGSVCNTYLGGTPYPMEIIRMFNFNNEICKRVLRCSVNDLCAVQNETSEQVSQREDVCTMESQSDEKTSLSVSTEEVHLSSKNGFLDLVPENELSTTGKTCKAPKAGEKAPKEAIQSWKENGFSSLIIAAPEQDAWILVKDLLPLLTYSAPFAIYHQYLQPLAKCMRNLQLEKMAIGLQLSEPWLREYQVLPSRTHPCMQMSGSGGYILSGTRAYSNTSQS